One segment of Desulfovermiculus halophilus DSM 18834 DNA contains the following:
- a CDS encoding substrate-binding domain-containing protein: protein MNRRVVFIAAVCLSLLFPAAWSWAGQSLMMATTTSTDNTGLLDQLAPMFEEDTGIELKWTAVGTGKALELGRNCDVDVLMVHAPPAEKAFIQNGYGVDRTQVMYNDFVLIGPKNDPAGIQGMQIGQALRALTRENASFASRGDDSGTNKKERGLWTSAGLEVPEEQGWYLQTGQGMLPTIRIAAERDAYTLTDRGTYIKYAHSKEGNPPLEILVEGDTSLFNQYSVIPVSPDHCPNVQYDLATRFAEWISSPPVQDAIGEFRLLGKQLFTPNADSQ from the coding sequence ATGAACAGACGAGTTGTTTTCATCGCCGCTGTGTGTCTTTCGCTCCTTTTTCCCGCCGCCTGGTCCTGGGCCGGCCAATCCCTGATGATGGCCACCACGACCAGCACGGACAACACTGGACTCCTGGACCAGCTGGCCCCGATGTTCGAGGAGGACACGGGCATTGAACTCAAATGGACTGCGGTGGGAACCGGAAAGGCCCTGGAGCTGGGCCGCAACTGCGATGTGGATGTGCTCATGGTCCATGCCCCGCCTGCGGAAAAGGCCTTTATTCAAAACGGCTACGGCGTGGACAGAACACAGGTCATGTACAATGATTTCGTCCTCATCGGCCCCAAGAACGACCCGGCGGGCATCCAAGGCATGCAGATTGGCCAGGCCCTGCGGGCCCTGACCCGGGAAAACGCCTCTTTCGCCAGCCGCGGGGATGATTCAGGGACCAACAAAAAGGAACGCGGGCTGTGGACCTCGGCTGGTCTGGAGGTTCCAGAAGAGCAAGGCTGGTATCTGCAAACCGGACAGGGCATGCTGCCCACCATCCGCATAGCCGCGGAGCGGGATGCCTACACCTTGACCGACCGGGGGACCTACATCAAGTACGCCCATTCCAAAGAGGGAAATCCCCCCCTGGAGATCCTGGTTGAGGGCGACACCTCCCTGTTTAACCAGTACAGCGTGATCCCGGTGAGCCCGGACCACTGCCCCAATGTTCAGTACGATCTGGCTACCCGTTTTGCAGAATGGATCTCCTCTCCCCCAGTACAGGATGCCATAGGCGAGTTTAGACTTCTGGGCAAACAGCTGTTCACCCCCAACGCCGATTCGCAATAA
- a CDS encoding ATP-binding protein: MRIARFTLEAFGPFTDTSLIFDPQPLHLIYGPNEAGKSSTLRALTAWLYGFPERTADNFLHANPRLCVSGTLENGSGETFTFSRRKKRKGSVLDAQGNAVDPQVVAAWLQRLDQETFQALFGLDHSGLVQGGSTILQEQGSTGTTLFAAGSGVASLKQIQNDLQEEYKALFKPGGSRPELNTALQRYSELKKEYNLLTLSSTAWKQKERALREAEKALESLKEQRRVQQAERRRLERIQKALHPLARLRRAEAGLTELGPVPELPDDFPKRRQEGQVQLREAQQSLENAEKRLAIDQQKLEAVSLNTELLDQAASIADLHQRLGAYRKGQSDLRSLEDEEREQRTAARDLLRGQRPDLDPADSDTVHALLQYRSRIQALGERKPLVDKELEESHDLWQTKRGELDRIRDAFQDLPAAQDTTLLRQAADQAGRLGDIDAEIGKKGHECERKYQECTTMFARLGRWHGRPEDVLALPLPLEETVQTLKQEWEDAQRRTQELDAQRHELTQTLADLHEQLQAQQQAGAVPSEDELDAKRGERDAAWSLLYRQWVHGEDVSDSISEITPEGNLIQHFERTLQEADTIADRLRRESDRVHTHARLVAQYDKARQQWAALEEAERHAAASREDLQARWCKAWSHSGIQPEDPRTMLGWLQRFQKVVDQARSLQEDRFALQELETRRHAARQTLVRELQALDEAVPRGEDLTPVRERADAVLESRDQVARKQQQLQDEQARLEREAGAARQRLTAAEEAKAAWQREWGQAMQELGLPRDATPEAVRSFFTDLDAYLSRVNQADGLRQRIEGIRRDSRELEHDVASLVARTAPDLAEIPMDQAIERLNGLLQRERDRATTADHYRERIASTQEEIEAARIARDAANRELTALCDLSGCTTAEELAGVEKRWQEHRALEQEKATALNELREIPGVRDVDALIAEVEAENPDQLPARLQSCDEELKRLDQDIEDQSAQAGELRREFREMDGRDEAVRKAEEAQETLAVIRRLAERYARLRLASTVLDEAIERYRAENQDPVLALGSGYFRELTLGSFDGLRTDVDDKGGQVIVGLRGEERVPVGGMSSGTRDQLYLALRLASLEHRLTSSEPMPFIVDDILVNFDEERTQAALKAMARLGEKNQVLVFSHHRQVADAVRELNLGRVHSLN, translated from the coding sequence ATGAGGATCGCCCGTTTCACGCTGGAGGCCTTCGGTCCGTTTACGGACACCAGTCTTATCTTCGACCCGCAGCCCCTGCATCTGATCTACGGCCCGAACGAGGCCGGCAAGAGCAGCACCCTGCGCGCCCTGACCGCCTGGCTGTACGGTTTTCCCGAACGCACCGCCGACAACTTTCTGCACGCCAATCCCCGCCTGTGCGTCTCCGGCACCCTGGAAAACGGCAGCGGGGAGACATTCACTTTTTCCCGGCGCAAAAAACGCAAGGGCAGTGTCCTCGACGCCCAGGGCAATGCCGTTGATCCCCAAGTGGTGGCGGCTTGGCTGCAGAGATTGGATCAGGAGACCTTTCAGGCCCTGTTCGGCCTGGACCATTCAGGTCTGGTCCAGGGCGGGTCAACGATACTGCAGGAGCAGGGCAGTACGGGCACCACATTGTTCGCCGCCGGCAGCGGGGTTGCTTCCTTGAAGCAAATCCAGAACGATTTGCAGGAGGAGTATAAGGCCCTGTTCAAACCCGGGGGCAGCAGGCCGGAGCTCAACACCGCCCTGCAGCGCTACAGCGAGCTGAAAAAAGAGTACAACCTGCTTACCCTGTCCAGCACCGCCTGGAAGCAGAAGGAACGGGCCCTGCGCGAGGCGGAAAAGGCTCTGGAGTCTCTCAAGGAGCAGCGAAGGGTCCAGCAGGCCGAACGCCGCCGCCTGGAGCGGATTCAGAAGGCACTGCACCCCCTGGCCCGCCTGCGACGGGCAGAAGCCGGGCTGACCGAGCTCGGTCCGGTGCCGGAATTGCCCGACGATTTTCCCAAACGGCGTCAGGAGGGCCAGGTCCAGTTGCGTGAGGCCCAGCAGAGCCTGGAAAATGCGGAAAAGCGGTTGGCCATTGATCAGCAGAAGCTGGAGGCTGTATCCCTGAACACCGAGCTTTTGGATCAGGCCGCGAGTATAGCTGATCTGCACCAGCGCCTGGGTGCCTACCGCAAGGGGCAGAGCGACCTGCGCTCCCTGGAAGACGAGGAGCGCGAACAGCGCACTGCGGCCCGGGATCTCTTGCGGGGACAGCGCCCGGATCTGGACCCGGCCGACAGCGATACGGTGCACGCGCTCCTGCAGTACCGATCCCGCATTCAGGCCCTGGGCGAGCGCAAGCCTCTGGTAGACAAGGAGCTCGAAGAGAGTCATGACCTTTGGCAGACCAAGCGGGGCGAACTGGACCGGATCCGGGATGCTTTTCAGGATCTGCCCGCCGCCCAGGACACCACACTCCTGCGACAGGCAGCGGACCAGGCTGGACGCCTCGGGGACATTGACGCCGAAATCGGGAAAAAGGGCCATGAATGCGAACGCAAATATCAGGAGTGCACGACAATGTTCGCCCGCCTGGGCCGGTGGCACGGCAGGCCCGAAGACGTCCTGGCCCTGCCCTTGCCGCTGGAGGAGACGGTCCAGACCCTGAAGCAGGAGTGGGAGGACGCCCAGCGGCGAACCCAAGAGCTTGACGCCCAGCGCCATGAGTTGACCCAGACCCTGGCCGATCTGCACGAGCAGCTCCAGGCCCAGCAGCAGGCCGGGGCAGTGCCTTCGGAGGACGAACTGGACGCCAAGCGGGGGGAGAGGGATGCGGCCTGGTCCCTGCTGTACCGGCAGTGGGTGCACGGCGAAGACGTCAGTGACTCGATTTCCGAGATCACTCCTGAAGGCAACCTGATCCAGCATTTTGAGCGCACCCTCCAGGAGGCGGACACCATAGCCGATCGCTTGCGCCGGGAGAGTGACCGGGTCCATACCCATGCCCGGCTGGTGGCTCAGTACGACAAGGCCCGGCAGCAGTGGGCTGCGCTGGAGGAGGCGGAGCGGCACGCGGCCGCATCCCGGGAGGATTTGCAGGCGCGGTGGTGCAAGGCCTGGTCCCACTCCGGTATTCAGCCCGAGGATCCGCGCACCATGCTCGGCTGGCTGCAACGCTTTCAGAAAGTGGTCGATCAGGCCCGCAGTCTCCAAGAGGATCGTTTCGCGCTCCAGGAGCTGGAAACCAGGCGTCATGCTGCCCGACAGACCCTGGTCCGTGAGCTGCAGGCCCTGGATGAAGCGGTGCCCCGGGGGGAAGATCTGACCCCGGTCCGCGAGCGGGCAGATGCTGTCCTGGAGTCCAGGGACCAGGTGGCCCGCAAGCAGCAGCAACTCCAGGATGAACAGGCTCGCCTGGAGCGTGAGGCTGGAGCGGCCCGGCAACGGTTGACCGCTGCCGAGGAGGCCAAGGCCGCTTGGCAGAGGGAGTGGGGGCAGGCCATGCAGGAGTTGGGGCTGCCCCGGGATGCGACCCCCGAAGCGGTTCGCAGCTTCTTCACCGATCTCGATGCCTATCTCAGCCGGGTGAACCAGGCCGATGGGCTGCGGCAACGCATTGAGGGCATCCGGCGCGACAGCCGGGAGCTGGAGCATGATGTGGCCAGCCTCGTGGCCCGGACCGCTCCGGACCTTGCCGAGATTCCCATGGATCAGGCGATAGAGCGCTTAAACGGTCTCCTGCAGCGCGAACGCGACCGGGCCACCACCGCTGACCATTACCGGGAGCGAATCGCATCCACCCAGGAAGAGATCGAAGCGGCCAGAATTGCACGTGATGCGGCCAACCGGGAATTGACTGCGCTTTGCGACCTGTCCGGATGCACTACGGCCGAGGAGCTGGCCGGGGTTGAAAAGCGGTGGCAGGAGCACAGGGCCCTGGAGCAGGAGAAGGCCACAGCCTTGAACGAGCTCCGGGAGATCCCCGGCGTGAGGGATGTGGACGCGCTGATTGCTGAGGTGGAGGCCGAAAATCCGGACCAGCTCCCGGCCCGTCTCCAGTCCTGCGACGAGGAGCTGAAGCGTTTGGACCAGGACATTGAAGACCAGAGTGCCCAGGCGGGGGAGCTGCGCCGCGAGTTCCGGGAGATGGACGGCCGGGACGAGGCTGTGCGCAAGGCTGAAGAGGCCCAGGAGACCCTGGCTGTGATCCGCCGTCTGGCCGAACGCTACGCCCGGCTCCGATTGGCGTCCACGGTCCTGGATGAGGCCATCGAGCGCTACCGGGCCGAGAACCAGGATCCGGTCCTGGCCTTGGGCAGCGGCTACTTTCGGGAATTGACCCTCGGCTCCTTCGACGGCCTGCGCACTGACGTGGATGACAAGGGCGGTCAGGTCATCGTCGGTCTGCGCGGGGAGGAGCGCGTCCCGGTCGGGGGCATGAGCTCCGGAACCAGGGATCAGCTCTACCTGGCCCTGCGTCTGGCCTCTCTGGAGCATCGGCTCACGAGCAGCGAGCCCATGCCTTTTATTGTGGACGATATCCTGGTCAACTTCGACGAGGAACGTACCCAGGCGGCCCTGAAGGCCATGGCCAGGCTGGGAGAGAAGAATCAGGTTCTTGTGTTTTCCCACCACCGCCAGGTGGCGGATGCCGTCCGGGAGCTGAACCTGGGGCGGGTGCACAGCCTGAACTGA
- a CDS encoding DUF2905 domain-containing protein, whose amino-acid sequence MSRLLIIAGLVLAALGAIMHFAPWMLGWFGKLPGDIHIHSGRTRIFIPITSMVVVSIVLSVLINIFRR is encoded by the coding sequence ATGAGCAGGCTGCTGATCATTGCCGGATTGGTCCTGGCGGCCCTGGGAGCAATCATGCATTTTGCCCCCTGGATGCTGGGCTGGTTCGGGAAGTTGCCCGGGGATATCCACATCCATTCGGGCCGGACCAGGATTTTCATCCCCATCACCTCAATGGTGGTGGTCAGTATTGTGCTTAGTGTGCTGATCAATATCTTTCGGCGCTGA
- the recA gene encoding recombinase RecA has product MARKQNQGSEDLRKEALKTALTTIERKYGQGSVMFLSDEAHQRVPVIPTGSIGLDLALGVGGIPRGRVVEIYGPESSGKTTLALQILSEAQKKGGTVAFVDAEHAMDVSYAHRIGVKTDELLVSQPDYGEQALEICDLLVRSGAVDVIVVDSVAALIPQAELEGNMGETQVGGQARLMSHAMRKLTGSIHRSKTSVIFINQIRMKIGMTGYGSPETTTGGNALKFYSSVRLDIRKIQSLKDKDEVYGNRVRVKIVKNKVAPPFREAMFDILYGTGVSKEGELLDLGIQHGIVDKSGSWYAFGTERLGQGKENVRAFLQEHTDIRQSIEDQLLERLGMKEPSEAEDSGQKTEESGANADT; this is encoded by the coding sequence ATGGCCCGGAAACAGAATCAGGGATCGGAAGACCTGCGCAAAGAGGCCCTCAAGACCGCGTTGACCACCATCGAGCGCAAATACGGACAGGGATCGGTCATGTTTTTGTCCGACGAGGCCCATCAGCGGGTTCCAGTTATTCCCACTGGAAGCATCGGTCTTGACCTGGCCCTTGGAGTCGGGGGCATACCCCGGGGACGGGTGGTCGAGATCTACGGCCCGGAATCCTCGGGCAAGACCACTTTGGCCCTGCAGATTCTAAGCGAAGCCCAGAAGAAGGGTGGGACCGTGGCCTTTGTCGACGCTGAGCACGCCATGGATGTGAGCTACGCCCACCGGATCGGGGTCAAGACCGATGAGCTTCTGGTCTCCCAGCCGGATTACGGGGAGCAGGCCCTGGAGATCTGCGACCTCCTGGTCCGTTCCGGGGCCGTGGACGTGATTGTGGTCGACTCGGTTGCCGCCCTGATCCCCCAGGCTGAACTGGAAGGGAATATGGGGGAGACCCAGGTGGGCGGGCAGGCCAGGCTGATGTCCCACGCCATGCGCAAGCTGACCGGGTCCATTCACCGATCCAAGACCTCGGTGATTTTCATCAACCAGATCCGGATGAAGATCGGGATGACCGGTTACGGCAGTCCGGAGACCACCACTGGAGGCAATGCCCTGAAGTTCTACTCCTCGGTCCGGCTGGACATCCGCAAGATCCAGTCCTTGAAGGACAAGGACGAGGTCTACGGAAACCGGGTCAGGGTGAAGATTGTGAAGAACAAGGTGGCTCCGCCCTTTCGGGAGGCAATGTTCGATATCCTGTACGGAACCGGGGTGTCCAAGGAGGGCGAGCTTCTGGATTTGGGCATTCAGCACGGAATAGTGGACAAAAGCGGCTCTTGGTACGCCTTTGGGACGGAACGGCTGGGTCAGGGCAAGGAGAACGTGCGGGCCTTTTTGCAGGAACACACGGATATCCGGCAGTCCATTGAGGACCAGCTTCTGGAACGCCTGGGGATGAAAGAGCCGAGCGAAGCAGAAGACAGTGGGCAGAAGACGGAGGAGAGCGGTGCAAATGCAGACACGTAG
- a CDS encoding Mth938-like domain-containing protein — translation MDYDSDPDFDYPSQLGFNIMIEQYSFGRMTIQGRVYTEDVLICHQACISPWWRRQGHEVRVEDIGLVLEHRPEALILGQGQPGQMKASQEVRDHLGALGIELIQKPTREAVQVFNRRLEQGAHVCGGFHLTC, via the coding sequence TTGGATTACGATAGCGATCCCGATTTCGATTATCCCAGCCAGTTGGGGTTCAATATCATGATCGAACAGTACTCGTTTGGACGCATGACCATCCAGGGACGGGTGTACACCGAGGATGTCCTCATCTGCCACCAGGCGTGTATCTCCCCTTGGTGGCGAAGGCAGGGACATGAGGTCCGGGTCGAGGACATCGGCCTGGTCTTGGAGCACAGGCCGGAGGCCCTCATTCTGGGGCAGGGACAGCCGGGACAGATGAAGGCCTCGCAGGAGGTGCGGGACCATCTTGGGGCCCTGGGCATCGAGCTGATCCAGAAGCCCACCCGAGAGGCTGTCCAGGTCTTTAATCGCCGGCTGGAGCAGGGCGCACATGTGTGCGGCGGGTTCCATCTGACCTGTTGA
- a CDS encoding universal stress protein, whose translation MSWLQKKCVVVPIDFSDDSFQAIEVAREFVEQGADLHLVHITRPWSEHEIGGSWGQQTEEERLHSLKQTLRDKVQESGYNDAQIAVSIGSPPVEITTYAQEVGAELIVMPSHGRTGIKHLALGSVAERVVRMAKCPVLVLRTKEEPHTKKKLIAYD comes from the coding sequence ATGTCGTGGCTGCAGAAAAAGTGCGTGGTGGTGCCCATAGACTTTTCAGATGACAGCTTTCAGGCCATTGAGGTCGCCAGAGAGTTTGTAGAACAGGGTGCGGACCTGCATCTTGTGCATATTACCAGGCCGTGGAGTGAGCATGAGATCGGGGGATCCTGGGGACAGCAGACCGAAGAGGAGCGCCTGCATTCCCTTAAGCAAACCCTGCGGGATAAAGTGCAGGAGTCCGGATATAATGATGCCCAAATCGCCGTGTCCATCGGCAGTCCTCCGGTGGAGATCACCACCTATGCCCAAGAGGTGGGAGCGGAATTGATTGTTATGCCCTCGCACGGGAGAACGGGAATCAAGCACTTGGCTTTGGGGTCGGTCGCCGAACGGGTGGTCCGCATGGCCAAGTGCCCTGTACTGGTACTCCGGACCAAGGAAGAGCCGCACACCAAGAAAAAGCTCATTGCCTATGATTAG
- a CDS encoding ABC transporter permease, which produces MDYLWQGLIQALKLLSSGDAQTLSAIWVTVRVSTISIAGSLILGIPCGFLLGYTSFPGKKAIRLIVDTLLSFPTVVIGLLVYAAISRQGPLGEFGLLFTLPGIAIGQIILGLPIIIALTASAVEHMDERLRPTLLTLGANARQVMISTVWEARYAILAAAVTAYGRIVSEVGISMMVGGNIKWHTRTITTAIALETNKGQFGMGIALGLVLLAIAFGVNLVLHILGRKTG; this is translated from the coding sequence ATGGACTATCTCTGGCAAGGCCTGATCCAGGCCCTGAAGCTCCTCTCCTCAGGCGATGCCCAAACCCTTTCCGCCATCTGGGTGACCGTCAGAGTATCCACCATTTCCATTGCCGGCAGTCTGATCCTGGGCATACCCTGCGGCTTTCTCTTGGGATACACGAGCTTTCCCGGCAAGAAGGCAATCAGGCTGATCGTGGACACCCTGCTTTCCTTTCCCACCGTTGTCATCGGCCTTCTGGTCTACGCAGCCATATCCAGGCAGGGTCCCCTCGGTGAGTTCGGCCTTTTGTTCACCCTGCCCGGCATAGCCATCGGCCAGATCATCCTCGGCCTGCCCATCATTATTGCCTTGACCGCCTCGGCTGTGGAACACATGGACGAGCGCCTGCGGCCGACGTTGCTCACCCTTGGGGCCAATGCCCGTCAGGTGATGATCTCTACAGTATGGGAGGCCCGCTATGCCATCCTTGCCGCCGCTGTGACCGCCTACGGCCGCATTGTCTCCGAGGTTGGGATCTCAATGATGGTCGGGGGCAACATCAAGTGGCACACCAGGACCATCACCACGGCAATCGCTTTGGAGACCAACAAGGGGCAGTTCGGCATGGGAATTGCCTTAGGTCTTGTCCTCCTGGCCATCGCCTTTGGTGTCAATCTCGTACTTCACATCTTGGGCCGAAAAACAGGATAA
- a CDS encoding ABC transporter ATP-binding protein, which yields MSVALLYSVHNVRVLYAGRTVLDIPELSIPDHTILGISGPNGSGKSTLLRLLAFLEDPDQGVIRFREQEPRPSKEALRRRITLLTQSPYLLKRSVYANLAYGPKVRKEKGAEERIRTALTMVGLPPEIFARRAWHQLSGGERQRVALASRLVLQPEVLLLDEPTSNLDQESTDLTRQAILQAHVQWGTNLILVSHDHKWLTRISQQILFLHKGQIIPAGDDVS from the coding sequence ATGTCCGTGGCACTTCTCTATTCTGTGCACAACGTGCGTGTTTTGTATGCCGGCCGGACCGTTCTGGATATCCCGGAACTTTCTATCCCGGACCATACCATTCTGGGCATCTCCGGCCCCAACGGCAGCGGCAAGAGCACCCTGCTTCGTCTACTGGCCTTTCTGGAAGATCCGGACCAGGGAGTGATCCGGTTCCGGGAGCAAGAGCCCCGTCCTTCCAAGGAAGCCTTAAGACGCAGAATCACCCTTCTGACCCAGAGTCCGTATCTGCTGAAACGCTCTGTATACGCAAATCTGGCCTACGGACCGAAAGTGCGCAAAGAAAAGGGGGCGGAGGAAAGGATACGTACCGCCCTGACCATGGTCGGCCTTCCTCCGGAAATCTTCGCCCGCCGCGCTTGGCATCAGCTTTCCGGAGGTGAACGGCAGCGGGTGGCCCTGGCCTCCAGGCTGGTCCTGCAGCCGGAGGTCCTTCTTTTGGATGAGCCCACATCCAATCTGGATCAGGAAAGCACAGACCTGACCCGGCAGGCAATCCTTCAGGCCCACGTCCAATGGGGCACCAACCTGATCCTGGTCAGCCACGATCACAAATGGCTGACCAGGATCAGCCAGCAAATTCTCTTTCTGCACAAGGGACAGATCATCCCCGCAGGGGACGACGTGTCCTGA